The proteins below come from a single Clostridia bacterium genomic window:
- a CDS encoding DNA translocase FtsK, with protein sequence MAQRGRPKGSKNKNTAAAARSAAAEKQRSKNVIWSTVLILAGLLLFVLLVVSDKGFLGDAIQKGMNTLFSWVMYFLPVLLIYIGVLLAVQKTKKYIALRFWFSLLAIFIFAAVVFILKAGSRDIVEVFKEDSVNAVGFGIGFVFTKALGKVGGLIALFLVLAGALMMSAGITIINVFNWLKNLFTMGVDEEDGEEPETDPVKAIDKIGREPQPKPEKKKRSAIDIPIPDGPITVPDLTVADPAPKPEIRIDDIINKAAAPAASTEAKAAPVTETPKPADKSADKPAEKPAEKPAEPKEDGYVFPPLSLLKKGVGGVSEDVSNEMRENADKLVRTLRSFGVSTSISEVCRGPSVTRYELQPEAGVKLSRITGLSDDLALSLAASSIRIEAPIPNKAAVGIEVPNKTRSSVLLRDLLETKDFADSHSRLTIAIGKGVSGDPIVADLASMPHMLIAGATGSGKSICENCIIMSIIYKASPDEVKFIMIDPKAVELTMYNGLPHLAIPVVTDPKRAAGALDWAVREMMRRYKLLSESGCRDIKSYNLRVKDDENAEPLPQYVIVIDELANLMMTSPKEVEDSICKLAQLARAAGMHLVIATQRPSVDVITGLIKANIPTRVALSVTSQVDSRTIIDHAGAEKLLGRGDMLYAPIDASKAQRVQGCYVSEDEVRSVVEFTKKKAAAHYDESISEAIDAYSANQKDKGGASGGVGDDDGEADEMLEAAIEIAVETQTISTSLLQRRLKLGYARAARIVDEMEARGIVGPFEGSKPRQVLLTRDQWMEMKNRQ encoded by the coding sequence ATGGCGCAGAGAGGAAGGCCGAAAGGCTCGAAAAATAAAAACACCGCCGCAGCGGCGCGTTCTGCGGCCGCTGAAAAGCAGCGCAGCAAAAACGTAATATGGAGCACCGTGCTGATACTTGCCGGGCTGCTCCTGTTCGTGCTGCTCGTCGTTTCCGACAAGGGATTTCTCGGCGACGCGATACAGAAGGGGATGAACACCCTTTTCTCGTGGGTAATGTACTTCCTGCCGGTGCTGCTGATCTATATCGGCGTGCTGCTCGCGGTGCAGAAGACGAAGAAATACATAGCCCTCCGCTTCTGGTTCAGTCTGCTTGCGATATTCATATTCGCGGCGGTCGTCTTCATTCTCAAGGCGGGGAGCAGGGATATAGTCGAGGTGTTCAAAGAAGACAGCGTCAACGCGGTCGGCTTCGGCATCGGCTTCGTTTTCACGAAGGCGCTTGGCAAGGTCGGCGGCCTTATCGCGCTGTTCCTCGTGCTCGCCGGCGCGCTCATGATGTCCGCGGGCATAACGATAATCAACGTTTTCAACTGGCTTAAAAACCTCTTCACGATGGGAGTCGACGAGGAGGACGGAGAAGAGCCGGAGACCGATCCCGTCAAGGCGATCGACAAGATCGGCAGAGAGCCGCAGCCGAAGCCGGAGAAGAAAAAGCGCTCCGCTATCGACATTCCGATACCGGACGGCCCGATAACCGTGCCGGATCTCACCGTCGCGGACCCCGCTCCGAAGCCGGAGATCCGCATCGACGACATAATCAACAAGGCGGCGGCGCCCGCCGCTTCGACCGAAGCGAAGGCCGCACCCGTTACCGAAACTCCGAAGCCCGCCGACAAGTCCGCGGACAAGCCGGCGGAAAAACCCGCCGAAAAGCCCGCCGAGCCGAAGGAGGACGGCTACGTCTTCCCGCCGCTCTCGCTGCTGAAAAAGGGCGTCGGCGGCGTATCCGAGGACGTCTCCAACGAGATGCGCGAAAACGCGGATAAGCTCGTGCGCACGCTGCGCTCCTTCGGCGTTTCCACGTCGATAAGCGAAGTCTGCCGCGGTCCGTCCGTCACGCGCTACGAGCTTCAGCCGGAGGCCGGCGTCAAGCTCAGCCGCATAACCGGACTTTCAGACGACCTCGCGCTCTCTCTCGCGGCGAGCAGTATCCGCATCGAGGCGCCAATCCCGAACAAAGCGGCGGTCGGCATCGAGGTCCCGAACAAGACGCGCAGTTCCGTACTGCTCCGCGACCTGCTCGAAACGAAGGATTTCGCGGACAGCCACAGTCGCCTGACGATAGCGATAGGCAAGGGCGTTTCGGGCGATCCGATAGTCGCCGACCTCGCCTCCATGCCGCATATGCTTATCGCCGGCGCGACCGGCTCCGGTAAGTCCATCTGCGAAAACTGTATAATTATGAGCATAATATACAAGGCGAGCCCGGACGAGGTCAAGTTCATAATGATTGACCCGAAGGCCGTCGAGCTGACGATGTATAACGGCCTGCCGCATCTGGCGATCCCGGTCGTCACCGATCCGAAACGCGCCGCCGGTGCGCTCGACTGGGCGGTGCGCGAAATGATGCGCCGCTACAAGCTGCTTTCGGAATCCGGCTGCCGCGACATCAAGAGCTACAACCTGCGCGTGAAGGACGACGAAAACGCCGAGCCGCTCCCGCAGTACGTCATAGTCATCGACGAGCTCGCGAACCTGATGATGACCTCCCCGAAGGAGGTCGAGGACAGCATCTGCAAGCTCGCCCAGCTCGCCCGCGCCGCCGGAATGCACCTCGTTATCGCTACGCAGCGCCCGTCCGTCGACGTCATCACCGGACTTATCAAAGCGAACATCCCGACCCGCGTCGCGCTTTCGGTCACTTCGCAGGTCGACTCGCGCACGATAATCGACCACGCCGGCGCCGAGAAGCTGCTCGGCCGCGGCGATATGCTCTACGCGCCGATCGACGCGTCGAAGGCGCAGCGCGTTCAGGGCTGCTACGTTTCCGAAGACGAGGTGCGCAGCGTCGTCGAATTCACCAAGAAGAAGGCCGCCGCGCACTACGACGAGAGCATCAGCGAAGCCATCGACGCCTACTCCGCGAATCAGAAGGACAAGGGCGGAGCTTCCGGCGGAGTCGGCGACGACGACGGCGAAGCGGACGAAATGCTCGAAGCCGCCATCGAGATCGCGGTCGAAACGCAGACAATCTCGACCTCGCTGCTCCAGCGCCGCCTCAAGCTCGGCTACGCGCGCGCCGCGCGTATCGTCGACGAGATGGAGGCGCGCGGCATCGTCGGCCCGTTCGAGGGCTCCAAGCCTCGCCAGGTGCTTCTGACCCGCGATCAGTGGATGGAAATGAAAAACCGCCAGTAA
- a CDS encoding ABC transporter permease has product MLKYAVKRIAMGILSIFIVATLTFFLMNMVPGGPFVAEKSISAEAQAALAAKYGLDKPILQRYATYMTDFLKGDMGVSLRQRGRTVSEIIFSKFPVSARLAGIAVLLALLLGIPLGCLSAYNRGKAPDNIIIVLATCGIAIPSFISSVLLLYFLGSKLGIFPTVGLSTAAHYVMPVTALAIYPTAYITRLMRSSLLDVMGQDYIRTAKAKGLSNFKTIFKHALRNAVLPVVTYVGPMLAGLMTGSFVVEKIFTVPGLGGQFVSSIVTRDYTMVMGTTIILATLVIAANVIVDILYKVIDPRINLK; this is encoded by the coding sequence ATGTTAAAATACGCAGTCAAGCGTATAGCGATGGGAATACTCAGCATCTTTATCGTTGCGACGCTGACGTTCTTCCTTATGAATATGGTACCGGGCGGCCCCTTCGTCGCGGAGAAGTCGATCAGCGCGGAGGCGCAGGCTGCTCTCGCCGCGAAGTACGGGCTGGACAAGCCGATCCTGCAAAGATACGCGACCTATATGACCGACTTTCTGAAGGGCGATATGGGCGTGAGCTTGCGCCAGCGCGGGCGAACGGTTTCCGAGATAATCTTCTCGAAATTCCCGGTCTCCGCGAGACTTGCCGGCATCGCCGTACTTCTCGCGCTTCTGCTCGGCATACCGCTGGGCTGTCTTTCCGCGTATAACCGCGGCAAGGCGCCGGATAATATCATAATCGTGCTCGCCACCTGCGGAATAGCGATACCGAGCTTTATAAGCAGCGTTTTGCTGTTGTATTTCCTGGGGAGCAAGCTCGGTATCTTCCCGACCGTCGGCCTGAGCACCGCCGCGCATTACGTAATGCCGGTAACGGCGCTCGCTATATACCCGACGGCGTACATAACGCGGCTTATGCGATCGAGTCTGCTCGACGTTATGGGGCAGGACTATATCCGCACCGCGAAGGCGAAGGGACTGTCGAACTTCAAGACCATATTCAAGCACGCGCTGCGCAACGCGGTGCTTCCGGTCGTTACTTACGTCGGACCGATGCTGGCCGGACTGATGACCGGTTCCTTCGTCGTGGAAAAAATCTTCACCGTCCCCGGCCTCGGCGGACAGTTCGTTTCGTCTATCGTGACCCGTGACTACACCATGGTCATGGGCACTACGATAATCCTCGCGACGCTGGTCATCGCCGCTAACGTGATAGTCGATATACTTTATAAAGTCATCGACCCGCGTATCAATCTTAAATAA
- a CDS encoding undecaprenyl-diphosphate phosphatase has protein sequence MTVFQAFFQGVIQGLTEFLPVSSSGHLSVAAHFFGIEGAGTAFSVFLHLGTLAAVVLAFFPRVKELFFEFFRMIADIFRGRFSFKNCGQTRRMLLMMILSLAPLLCVYPIKDTISALGEDEDVVVEGICFIYTAILLLLASYTAKRTAEPLAEVTPGRAVYIGFMQAIALLPGVSRSGSTVGAGLISGVDRGYMVDYSFILSIPVIFAAGVSETKDAFAEGLGVGVFPLIVGVVTAAAVGFFAIKALSWMVKNDKLWIFSIYLFLLGGFTVVAGMSGL, from the coding sequence GCATCTCTCGGTTGCCGCGCACTTTTTCGGCATCGAGGGGGCGGGAACGGCGTTCTCAGTTTTCCTGCATCTCGGCACGCTGGCGGCGGTCGTCTTAGCGTTTTTTCCGAGGGTGAAGGAGCTGTTCTTCGAGTTCTTCCGCATGATCGCGGATATTTTCCGCGGCAGGTTCAGCTTTAAGAACTGCGGTCAAACGCGAAGGATGCTGCTGATGATGATCCTTTCGCTCGCGCCGCTGCTCTGCGTCTATCCGATAAAGGATACGATCTCCGCGCTCGGTGAGGACGAGGACGTCGTCGTCGAAGGGATATGCTTCATATACACCGCGATCCTGCTGCTTCTGGCAAGCTACACCGCGAAGCGCACCGCGGAGCCGCTCGCCGAAGTGACGCCGGGGCGCGCGGTCTACATAGGCTTCATGCAGGCGATAGCGCTGCTTCCGGGCGTTTCGCGCAGCGGCTCGACCGTCGGCGCGGGGCTGATCTCCGGAGTCGACCGCGGCTATATGGTCGACTATTCGTTCATTTTGAGCATACCGGTCATATTCGCCGCCGGTGTGAGCGAAACGAAGGACGCCTTCGCGGAAGGCCTCGGCGTGGGAGTTTTTCCGCTCATCGTCGGAGTCGTAACCGCCGCGGCCGTCGGCTTTTTCGCGATAAAGGCGCTCTCGTGGATGGTGAAGAACGATAAGCTCTGGATATTCTCGATATACCTCTTCCTGCTCGGCGGCTTCACAGTCGTCGCGGGAATGAGCGGACTCTGA
- a CDS encoding ABC transporter permease has protein sequence MLVWSVEYEKDGVLCSYEISAANGTLLSVNKTHTDYGVPYEGEPAGCFKHDEEAAIKTALNAGNADRNTVKNLKADLQRKEQFPFIFGTDKLGRDFAVRLMMGTRISLTVGLICAALVLLVGSTFGAVAGFAGGWIDNIMMRFTDILYTIPDILLIIILAMVLREPLKSLSTVGGFRWMQRVGPNLIAIFIVFVLLYWVGMARITRSQVLVLKESEYVTAARALGAGKGRIIRKHLLTNCIGTLIVTTTLQIPSAIFTESYLSFLGLGVAAPMPSLGSLATDAVKGMNTFPHLLLFPAILISITILVFNLFGDGLRDAFDPKLKN, from the coding sequence ATGCTGGTCTGGTCGGTGGAGTACGAAAAAGACGGCGTCCTGTGTTCCTATGAGATCTCCGCCGCGAACGGCACTCTGCTCTCCGTCAACAAAACGCATACGGATTACGGCGTGCCTTACGAAGGCGAGCCCGCCGGATGCTTCAAGCACGATGAAGAAGCCGCGATAAAGACGGCGCTCAACGCCGGCAACGCGGACCGGAACACGGTAAAGAATCTGAAAGCCGACCTGCAGCGGAAGGAACAGTTCCCGTTCATTTTCGGAACGGATAAGCTCGGGCGCGACTTCGCGGTGCGTCTTATGATGGGCACGCGCATCAGCTTGACCGTCGGACTCATCTGCGCGGCGCTGGTGCTCCTCGTCGGTTCGACCTTCGGAGCCGTTGCGGGCTTCGCGGGTGGCTGGATCGACAACATAATGATGCGCTTCACCGATATCCTTTACACGATACCGGATATCCTGCTTATAATCATTCTCGCGATGGTGCTGCGCGAACCGCTGAAAAGTCTTTCTACCGTCGGCGGCTTCCGCTGGATGCAGCGCGTAGGCCCGAACCTCATAGCGATATTCATCGTCTTCGTCCTGCTGTACTGGGTCGGAATGGCGAGGATCACGCGTTCGCAGGTGCTGGTGCTCAAGGAGTCCGAATACGTCACCGCCGCGCGCGCTCTCGGCGCGGGCAAGGGAAGGATCATACGCAAGCATCTGCTTACCAACTGCATCGGAACGCTGATAGTCACCACGACGCTTCAGATCCCCTCGGCGATCTTTACCGAGAGTTACCTGAGCTTCCTCGGGCTCGGTGTCGCGGCGCCCATGCCTTCGCTCGGCTCGCTCGCGACGGACGCGGTCAAGGGAATGAACACGTTCCCGCACCTGCTGCTGTTCCCGGCGATACTGATAAGCATAACCATACTCGTTTTCAATCTGTTCGGCGACGGTCTTCGCGACGCCTTCGACCCCAAGCTTAAGAATTGA
- a CDS encoding ABC transporter ATP-binding protein, which produces MSKKLLEIKDERLSFFTPAGEVKALNGVSFSMDEGEVLGIVGESGSGKSVTAYSIMGLTAFPGKLIGGTIEFNGHQVDQMTEKEFRKMRGNEVSIIFQDPMTSLNPVYTIGNQIVEVILLHTDKTKEEAKARARELLELVGINEPDKRLKQYPHELSGGMRQRVMIAIALACEPKLLIADEPTTALDVTIQAQILELMQELREKLGMSIIMITHDLGVVASMCEKIAVMYAGYIVEYGTADEIFYQPSHEYTKGLINSIPKLTAEDVERLVPIEGQPVDLMNPPAGCPFAPRCASCMKICLREMPPRTDLSETHYSHCWLRQKEALEKGGADDE; this is translated from the coding sequence GTGAGTAAAAAGCTTTTGGAAATAAAAGACGAACGCCTTTCCTTCTTCACACCGGCGGGCGAAGTCAAAGCGCTGAACGGCGTTTCCTTCTCGATGGACGAGGGGGAGGTGCTCGGAATAGTCGGCGAGTCCGGCTCCGGCAAATCCGTTACGGCGTATTCGATAATGGGACTGACCGCCTTCCCCGGCAAGCTCATAGGCGGCACGATAGAATTCAACGGACATCAGGTCGATCAGATGACCGAGAAGGAGTTCCGCAAGATGCGCGGCAACGAGGTCTCCATCATCTTCCAGGACCCGATGACGAGTCTTAACCCCGTATATACGATCGGCAACCAGATCGTTGAGGTCATACTCCTTCACACCGACAAAACGAAGGAGGAGGCGAAGGCGCGTGCCCGCGAGCTGCTCGAGCTCGTCGGCATAAACGAACCCGACAAGCGCCTGAAGCAGTATCCGCACGAGCTTTCCGGCGGAATGCGCCAGCGCGTTATGATCGCGATCGCGCTCGCCTGCGAGCCGAAGCTGCTGATCGCGGACGAACCCACGACCGCGCTCGACGTCACAATCCAGGCGCAGATCCTCGAGCTGATGCAGGAGCTGCGCGAGAAGCTCGGCATGAGCATCATAATGATAACCCACGACCTCGGCGTCGTCGCGAGTATGTGCGAAAAGATAGCGGTCATGTACGCGGGCTACATCGTCGAATACGGCACCGCGGATGAGATCTTCTATCAGCCGAGCCACGAATACACGAAGGGGCTCATCAATTCGATCCCGAAGCTGACCGCCGAGGACGTCGAACGCCTCGTCCCGATCGAGGGACAGCCGGTCGATCTTATGAATCCCCCCGCGGGATGCCCGTTCGCGCCCCGTTGCGCGAGCTGCATGAAGATCTGCCTGCGCGAGATGCCTCCGCGGACGGACTTGAGCGAAACGCATTACAGCCACTGCTGGCTTCGCCAGAAGGAAGCCCTCGAGAAGGGAGGCGCCGACGATGAATGA
- a CDS encoding peptide ABC transporter substrate-binding protein yields MKVKKILALLLALCMTLALVACGGENGGSEANDDEPTAITVQIGPNPETLDPALNSAVDGGNMLITLFETLLIIDENNAVQPGQAEKYDVSPDGLTWTFTMRDGLKWSDGTDLTAKDFEYTMKRICDPETAAPYGETVVGMIDGYPDADKLNVKASEDGKTLTIVLSYPCAYFDKIVAFGTMSPVQQATIEANGDAWATKPETYVCNGPYMIKSWTPGERIVCVKNPNYKGGWDTSKIVTDTINFLLIEDSAAAYAAYTSGESLLIKDVPTEEIPSLKKAEDGGDFYVDTILGTYYLNLNCDKEVFKDVNVRKALNLAIDRDYIANTIMQGTYSPAYNFVGPGVSDASGSFFDNAVAANGGSTYISKDYEANKAAAKEAIAAAGYPEGKGFPTITYSTNDSGYHVAVAEYLQQCYKDVLGITMEIEKVEWASFTPQRRAGDYEMARNGWVMDYNDASNMIELLYSTNGNNDGKYNNPAFDKAIDDSKVADQAAHFKALHEAEKIMMEDYANIPVAYYTDFWLQSSTLKGVWHSPYGYWYFQYAYVG; encoded by the coding sequence ATGAAGGTAAAGAAAATCCTTGCTCTGCTTCTTGCGCTTTGCATGACCCTCGCGCTCGTCGCCTGCGGCGGCGAAAACGGCGGAAGCGAAGCCAACGACGACGAGCCCACGGCGATCACCGTCCAGATCGGACCCAACCCCGAGACTCTGGACCCGGCTCTGAACAGCGCCGTTGACGGCGGCAACATGCTGATCACGCTGTTCGAGACCCTGCTCATCATCGATGAGAACAACGCCGTTCAGCCCGGCCAGGCCGAGAAATACGACGTCAGCCCCGACGGCCTCACCTGGACCTTCACGATGCGTGACGGTCTGAAGTGGAGCGACGGCACCGACCTGACCGCGAAGGACTTCGAGTACACCATGAAGCGCATCTGCGATCCCGAAACCGCGGCGCCCTACGGCGAAACGGTCGTCGGAATGATCGACGGTTATCCCGATGCCGACAAGCTGAACGTCAAGGCCAGCGAAGACGGCAAGACCCTGACCATCGTTCTGTCCTATCCCTGCGCTTACTTTGACAAGATCGTTGCGTTCGGCACGATGAGCCCTGTCCAGCAGGCCACCATCGAAGCCAACGGCGACGCCTGGGCGACAAAGCCCGAGACCTACGTCTGCAACGGCCCGTACATGATCAAGTCCTGGACTCCCGGCGAGCGCATCGTATGCGTCAAGAACCCCAACTACAAGGGCGGTTGGGACACCTCCAAGATCGTGACCGACACCATCAACTTCCTGCTCATCGAGGATTCCGCTGCTGCTTACGCCGCTTACACCAGCGGTGAGTCGCTGCTCATCAAGGACGTCCCGACCGAAGAGATCCCCAGTCTGAAGAAGGCGGAAGACGGCGGCGACTTCTACGTTGACACCATCCTCGGCACCTACTACCTGAACCTCAACTGCGACAAGGAAGTCTTCAAAGACGTCAACGTCCGCAAGGCGCTGAACCTCGCCATCGACCGTGATTACATCGCCAACACGATCATGCAGGGAACCTACTCTCCCGCTTACAACTTCGTAGGCCCCGGCGTCTCCGACGCGAGCGGCTCCTTCTTCGATAACGCTGTTGCGGCCAACGGCGGCAGCACCTACATCAGCAAGGACTACGAGGCCAACAAGGCGGCCGCGAAGGAAGCTATTGCCGCCGCCGGTTATCCCGAAGGCAAGGGCTTCCCGACCATCACCTATTCCACCAACGATTCCGGCTATCACGTAGCGGTTGCGGAATACCTGCAGCAGTGCTACAAGGACGTCCTCGGCATCACGATGGAGATCGAGAAGGTCGAATGGGCCTCCTTCACTCCCCAGCGCCGCGCCGGCGACTACGAGATGGCCCGTAACGGCTGGGTCATGGACTACAACGACGCCTCGAACATGATCGAGCTGCTGTACTCCACGAACGGCAACAACGACGGCAAGTACAACAACCCCGCGTTCGATAAGGCGATCGACGATTCCAAGGTTGCCGACCAGGCCGCTCACTTCAAGGCCCTCCACGAAGCCGAGAAGATCATGATGGAAGACTATGCGAACATTCCGGTCGCGTACTACACCGACTTCTGGCTCCAGAGCTCCACTCTGAAGGGCGTATGGCACAGCCCCTACGGCTACTGGTACTTCCAGTACGCCTACGTCGGATAA
- a CDS encoding M23 family metallopeptidase, with the protein MKELKLPSEKKSKLPGGKRFFAVLAACLIAVFVAGYIAIDRSLTYTRPVEEPPSESQTEKVDKPQKGVTEKPASESEPEPSSSEKEDDKPANTTPEPTLLIWPVNGGTLMREYSADALVFSPTMQDWRTHNGVDIAAPVGTAVRAMAAGEVTGVREDEMLGWVIEIKHGSYAASYCNVQEGVAVKVGDTVGIGDQIGGVGQQARLEIGDEPHLHLEVRKNGELIDPLSVMNNTDIE; encoded by the coding sequence ATGAAGGAATTGAAGCTTCCGAGCGAGAAGAAGAGCAAGCTGCCGGGAGGCAAAAGGTTTTTCGCCGTGCTCGCGGCGTGCCTTATCGCTGTCTTCGTCGCCGGATATATCGCGATAGACAGGAGCCTGACCTACACGCGTCCGGTCGAGGAGCCGCCGAGCGAGAGCCAGACCGAGAAGGTGGATAAGCCGCAGAAGGGCGTGACCGAGAAGCCCGCGTCCGAGAGCGAGCCGGAGCCGTCAAGCTCCGAAAAGGAGGATGACAAGCCCGCGAATACTACTCCGGAGCCGACGCTGCTGATATGGCCGGTCAACGGCGGAACGCTCATGCGCGAATACAGCGCGGACGCGCTCGTTTTTTCGCCCACGATGCAGGACTGGCGCACGCATAACGGAGTCGACATCGCCGCGCCGGTCGGCACAGCCGTCCGCGCCATGGCGGCGGGTGAGGTGACGGGCGTACGCGAGGACGAAATGCTCGGCTGGGTTATCGAGATAAAGCACGGCAGCTACGCCGCATCCTACTGCAACGTGCAGGAGGGCGTCGCCGTCAAGGTCGGCGACACGGTAGGCATCGGCGACCAGATCGGCGGAGTAGGGCAGCAGGCGCGCCTTGAGATAGGCGATGAGCCGCACCTCCACCTCGAGGTACGCAAAAACGGCGAACTGATAGATCCGCTCAGCGTGATGAACAACACGGATATCGAGTAG
- a CDS encoding sigma-70 family RNA polymerase sigma factor, whose amino-acid sequence MNDSEIVGLFLERNESAPAEAEAKYRSYCLYIARNLLGDEGDAEECLNDALLAAWDSIPPQRPENLKAYLGKLTREAAIDRLRFNNAQKRRPESLASLEEFAGAIPDRDPESVADKVELAAQISEFLRSEGELERNVFIRRYWYYDTIDAICAGYGVGRRRVKTMLKRSRERLAAHLKKEGYNEYI is encoded by the coding sequence GTGAACGATTCCGAAATAGTCGGCTTGTTTCTCGAAAGAAACGAATCGGCGCCCGCCGAGGCGGAGGCGAAATACCGGAGCTACTGCCTGTATATCGCCCGCAACCTGCTCGGCGACGAAGGCGACGCCGAGGAGTGCCTCAACGACGCGCTGCTCGCGGCGTGGGATTCCATCCCGCCGCAGCGCCCGGAAAATCTGAAGGCGTATCTCGGCAAGCTCACGCGCGAAGCCGCGATCGACCGCCTGCGCTTCAATAACGCGCAAAAGCGCCGTCCGGAGTCGCTCGCCTCGCTGGAGGAATTCGCGGGCGCGATCCCCGACCGCGATCCCGAGAGCGTCGCCGACAAGGTCGAGCTCGCGGCGCAGATATCGGAGTTCCTGCGCTCAGAGGGCGAGCTTGAGCGTAACGTCTTCATCCGCCGATACTGGTATTACGATACCATAGACGCGATATGCGCCGGATACGGCGTCGGCAGGCGTCGGGTAAAAACGATGCTCAAGCGGTCGCGCGAGCGCCTCGCCGCGCATTTGAAAAAGGAAGGTTACAATGAGTATATATAA
- a CDS encoding ABC transporter ATP-binding protein: MNEQRKLVEIEHLKQYFPAGGFGRKKRFVQAVDDVSFFIYKGETLGLVGESGCGKTTVGRTMLRLYEPTDGRIIYDGNVLFDRQNRIAVDMLPYRRRMQIVFQDPYASLDPRMTIGDIVGESIDIHKLAASKQERRDRIIYLLERVGLNSEHANRYPHEFSGGQRQRVGIARALAVNPEFIVCDEPVSALDVSIQAQVVNMFEDLQREMGLTYLFIAHDLSVVRHISNRIGVMYLGKLVELAESYELITRSAHPYTRSLISAIPVADPITARANKRIVLQGDVPSPVNPPSGCRFRTRCPYADERCAAETPELKEISAGHWAACHHLDKVN; the protein is encoded by the coding sequence ATGAATGAGCAGAGAAAGCTCGTTGAGATCGAGCACCTCAAGCAGTATTTCCCCGCCGGCGGCTTCGGCAGGAAAAAGCGCTTCGTGCAGGCGGTGGACGACGTTTCCTTCTTCATCTACAAGGGCGAAACGCTCGGCCTGGTCGGCGAGTCCGGCTGCGGCAAGACGACGGTCGGCCGCACGATGCTCCGCCTTTACGAGCCGACGGACGGCAGGATAATCTACGACGGCAACGTCCTCTTTGACAGGCAGAACAGGATAGCGGTCGATATGCTGCCTTACCGCCGCAGGATGCAGATCGTTTTCCAGGACCCCTACGCGAGTCTCGACCCGCGTATGACGATAGGGGACATTGTCGGCGAATCGATAGACATCCACAAGCTCGCCGCCTCCAAGCAGGAACGCCGCGACAGGATAATCTACCTGCTCGAGCGCGTCGGACTCAACAGCGAGCACGCCAACCGCTATCCGCACGAGTTCTCCGGCGGACAGCGCCAGCGCGTCGGTATCGCCAGAGCCCTTGCCGTCAACCCCGAATTCATCGTCTGCGACGAGCCGGTCTCCGCGCTCGACGTGTCGATACAGGCGCAGGTCGTCAATATGTTTGAAGACCTGCAGAGAGAAATGGGGCTTACCTATCTCTTCATAGCCCACGATCTGAGCGTCGTGCGCCATATATCCAACCGCATCGGCGTTATGTACCTCGGCAAGCTCGTGGAGCTTGCGGAAAGCTACGAGCTCATCACCCGCAGCGCCCACCCGTACACCCGCAGTCTTATCTCCGCGATCCCGGTCGCCGATCCGATCACGGCGCGCGCCAACAAGCGCATCGTGCTTCAGGGCGACGTTCCGAGTCCGGTCAATCCGCCCAGCGGATGCCGCTTCCGCACGCGCTGTCCCTACGCGGACGAGCGCTGCGCCGCGGAAACGCCGGAGCTGAAAGAGATTTCCGCCGGGCACTGGGCGGCGTGCCACCACCTCGATAAGGTGAACTGA